A genome region from Thalassotalea euphylliae includes the following:
- a CDS encoding MerC domain-containing protein — protein MKLLSLYADKLAISLSMLCVLHCLALPLLLVIVPSLAVLPMAQESFHFWMVMAVLPTSIYALTLGCKKHRNYTVVSYGLVGLATLLAAALFGEHLLGEIGEKLLTTVGATIIAVAHVKNFSLCRSHDKCACPSEQAS, from the coding sequence ATGAAATTATTATCACTTTATGCCGACAAACTAGCGATCAGCCTCTCTATGCTTTGTGTCCTGCATTGTTTAGCGCTTCCGTTATTACTGGTCATCGTTCCTAGTTTGGCGGTATTACCTATGGCACAAGAGTCGTTTCATTTTTGGATGGTCATGGCAGTCTTACCTACCAGTATTTATGCACTTACCTTAGGCTGTAAAAAGCATCGTAATTATACGGTGGTAAGCTATGGCCTAGTGGGCCTTGCAACGCTGTTAGCGGCAGCACTATTTGGTGAGCACTTGCTTGGTGAAATTGGTGAAAAATTATTAACTACAGTAGGTGCAACCATTATCGCGGTCGCTCATGTGAAGAACTTTAGTCTGTGTCGCAGCCACGATAAGTGTGCATGTCCGTCAGAGCAAGCGAGTTAA
- a CDS encoding Fur family transcriptional regulator — protein sequence MKNWQTHIEQAEQSCRKSGERLTKKRKQVLSVLLQADKAVSAYELIELYSEHYQQTLAPMSAYRILDFLASVHLAHRLNIANKYVACAYIGCEHSHELPQFIVCQQCQRVDELSACSTNLAALIDEIKQTGYQLNSPQIELTGTCQACAIKSEKQSDKAQCKEEATCAEKQVKEVVYNQPLIDNLSPTANSR from the coding sequence ATGAAGAATTGGCAAACTCACATCGAGCAAGCAGAGCAAAGCTGCCGCAAGAGCGGTGAACGCTTAACGAAAAAACGCAAACAAGTATTAAGTGTTTTGCTTCAAGCAGATAAAGCGGTATCCGCTTACGAGCTGATTGAGTTATACAGCGAGCATTATCAGCAAACACTGGCACCAATGTCGGCTTATCGTATTTTAGATTTCCTTGCCTCAGTGCATTTGGCACATCGATTAAACATTGCCAATAAATACGTCGCCTGTGCCTACATCGGCTGTGAACATTCACACGAATTGCCACAATTTATCGTCTGCCAGCAATGTCAGCGCGTTGATGAACTCAGCGCCTGCTCTACTAACTTGGCTGCGCTAATCGATGAAATTAAGCAAACGGGTTATCAACTAAATTCGCCACAAATTGAACTGACAGGCACATGCCAAGCGTGTGCAATCAAATCGGAAAAACAATCCGATAAGGCTCAATGCAAGGAAGAAGCTACTTGTGCCGAAAAGCAGGTTAAAGAGGTGGTTTATAACCAACCACTTATCGACAATTTGTCGCCAACGGCTAATAGCCGGTAA
- a CDS encoding BCCT family transporter, with amino-acid sequence MMKLNSSKLNRAVFFPSTLAIIALLAFTFLWPKSASATFSAMQAAITVNGGWFYVLAVGIILGFVLYLGISRFGEIKLGPDHSTPDYSMSTWLSMLFAAGMGIGLMFFGVAEPVMHYLSPPTAEPGSIDAMREAMKITFFHWGFHAWAIYAIVALILAYFCYRQGLPLTLRSALYPIIGDRIYGWPGHLVDIFAVVGTVFGVATSLGLGASQVNAGLNYLFEVDVSQINQMLIMLAIISLASISVVTGLDKGIKILSEVNMGLAIMLMLLIFVLGPTVYLLQVYVQNIGGYLSEIVANTFNLFAYEKKDWIGGWTIFYWGWWLAWAPFVGLFIARISKGRTIREFVLGVLMVPTAFTLLWMTIFGNSAISLIVDGGFTRLAEMVNENAAVSLFVFLEAIPWSTALTGLSILMIVIFFVTSCDSGAMVIDMLCSNGENDTPVWQRLFWACCVGVVAAILTLAGGLEALQTMTIASALPFSIVLLAACFGLVKALRVEAAKRDAMQLNLSTTNMYRHKDDWQEKLDNILSTPTKKNADVFIKSRVRKAFEKMKEQFEANDIDVGIESTTSGLQLKVFHGDEHDFIYAVKKSEHLQPDFNSDTDSNSDSYYRAEVHLVEGGQDYDIMGWSEAEVLNDIVDQYQKHMHFLHLLRE; translated from the coding sequence ATGATGAAATTGAATTCATCGAAGCTTAATCGCGCCGTTTTTTTCCCCTCCACCCTTGCTATCATTGCCCTGCTCGCGTTTACCTTTTTATGGCCAAAAAGTGCATCGGCAACCTTTAGTGCTATGCAAGCTGCAATCACTGTTAATGGCGGCTGGTTCTATGTTTTAGCGGTGGGCATTATTTTAGGGTTTGTGCTGTACTTGGGAATTTCTCGCTTTGGTGAGATAAAGCTCGGGCCAGATCATTCCACCCCTGATTACAGCATGAGCACATGGCTATCAATGCTCTTTGCTGCTGGCATGGGCATTGGTTTAATGTTCTTTGGTGTTGCTGAGCCAGTAATGCATTATCTATCCCCTCCCACCGCAGAGCCAGGCTCAATTGATGCAATGCGCGAGGCGATGAAAATTACTTTCTTCCATTGGGGGTTTCATGCTTGGGCTATCTACGCCATTGTTGCACTAATATTGGCGTACTTTTGTTATCGCCAAGGGTTGCCGTTAACGCTGCGCTCAGCGCTTTACCCGATTATTGGTGATCGCATCTATGGTTGGCCGGGTCACTTAGTGGATATTTTTGCCGTTGTCGGTACGGTATTTGGTGTTGCTACCTCACTGGGCTTAGGCGCAAGCCAAGTCAACGCTGGCCTTAACTATTTGTTTGAGGTTGATGTTAGCCAAATTAATCAAATGCTGATTATGCTAGCGATTATCTCGTTGGCGTCGATTTCCGTGGTTACGGGTTTAGACAAAGGTATTAAAATTTTGTCTGAAGTAAACATGGGGTTAGCGATAATGCTGATGCTACTAATTTTTGTACTTGGCCCAACCGTTTACTTGTTGCAAGTATACGTGCAAAACATTGGTGGCTATTTATCTGAGATTGTTGCCAATACCTTTAATTTATTTGCCTACGAGAAGAAAGATTGGATCGGCGGCTGGACAATTTTCTATTGGGGCTGGTGGCTAGCATGGGCACCATTTGTTGGCTTGTTTATCGCACGTATTTCAAAAGGCCGCACAATTCGTGAATTCGTTTTAGGGGTACTGATGGTACCTACGGCATTTACCTTATTGTGGATGACCATTTTCGGCAATTCTGCAATTTCACTGATTGTTGATGGTGGATTTACCCGTTTGGCTGAAATGGTCAATGAAAATGCTGCGGTTAGCTTGTTTGTATTTCTGGAAGCAATTCCTTGGTCAACAGCGCTAACGGGATTATCTATTTTGATGATTGTTATCTTCTTTGTCACCTCGTGTGACTCAGGGGCTATGGTCATTGATATGCTGTGTTCAAATGGTGAGAACGATACACCAGTATGGCAGCGTTTATTCTGGGCATGCTGTGTTGGTGTTGTAGCGGCAATACTAACCTTAGCTGGCGGCTTAGAAGCGTTGCAAACCATGACCATCGCTAGTGCCTTGCCATTTTCAATAGTGCTGCTCGCCGCTTGTTTTGGTTTAGTGAAAGCGCTGCGTGTTGAAGCAGCAAAACGCGATGCAATGCAATTGAACTTGTCTACTACCAATATGTATCGCCACAAAGACGATTGGCAGGAAAAGCTGGATAATATTTTATCAACACCCACCAAGAAAAACGCTGATGTGTTTATTAAAAGTCGTGTGCGAAAAGCGTTTGAAAAAATGAAGGAGCAGTTCGAAGCCAACGACATTGATGTCGGCATCGAGTCAACGACTTCTGGCTTGCAGCTAAAAGTTTTTCATGGTGATGAGCATGACTTTATTTACGCAGTGAAAAAGAGTGAGCATTTACAGCCAGATTTCAACAGCGATACCGATAGCAATTCCGATAGCTACTATCGCGCTGAAGTACACTTAGTGGAAGGTGGTCAAGACTACGACATTATGGGCTGGTCAGAAGCTGAAGTACTCAATGATATTGTTGATCAATACCAAAAGCATATGCACTTCTTACACTTGTTGCGAGAGTAG
- a CDS encoding ABC transporter ATP-binding protein: protein MSLAVEIENLTFSYNQGKRNAAPTSHGSAEGSVEGSAEVSTESPVLDIPHWSVPQGQKCFIFGASGSGKTSLLNILAGILTPASGTVRVLGEPINQMSARQRDKFRAQHTGYIFQQFNLISYLTAVDNIKLANHFASQQGPKRKVSKKQTIMPLLERLGIPSADWHRPINQLSVGQQQRVGIARAFINQPKLLIADEPTSSLDTAARNNFINLLTQLCANDNSDQQTTLLFVSHDTQLAPHFDHVEALYDFNIAADNCQSDNSTDNNYQGNEHKREHR, encoded by the coding sequence ATGAGTCTAGCTGTCGAAATAGAAAACCTAACGTTTAGTTACAACCAAGGGAAAAGAAACGCAGCTCCAACAAGCCATGGTAGCGCAGAAGGCAGCGTTGAAGGTAGCGCAGAAGTTAGTACAGAATCGCCTGTGCTCGATATCCCTCACTGGTCTGTGCCCCAAGGGCAAAAATGCTTTATCTTTGGCGCATCAGGCAGTGGTAAAACAAGTTTACTTAATATACTCGCAGGCATCTTAACACCCGCATCAGGCACTGTCCGGGTGTTGGGTGAGCCCATCAACCAAATGAGCGCTCGCCAACGTGACAAATTCCGAGCGCAGCATACTGGCTATATTTTTCAGCAATTCAATTTAATCAGCTATTTAACCGCCGTAGACAACATCAAACTAGCCAATCATTTTGCTTCCCAACAAGGCCCTAAACGCAAGGTTAGCAAGAAGCAAACCATTATGCCCTTACTAGAGCGACTTGGTATTCCGTCAGCAGACTGGCATCGGCCAATTAATCAGCTAAGTGTTGGCCAACAGCAACGTGTAGGTATTGCACGAGCTTTTATCAATCAACCTAAATTGCTGATTGCAGATGAGCCAACCTCTTCACTGGACACTGCCGCGCGTAATAATTTTATCAATCTGTTAACGCAGCTATGTGCAAATGATAATAGCGACCAGCAAACTACTTTATTATTTGTTAGCCATGACACCCAACTGGCACCGCACTTTGATCATGTCGAAGCGTTATATGATTTCAATATTGCCGCCGATAACTGCCAAAGTGATAACTCCACAGATAATAACTACCAAGGCAATGAACATAAGCGAGAACACCGCTAA
- a CDS encoding ABC transporter permease → MLLQIASKSLWHRKGSVMLTIFAVTVSIVVILATEHIRQQAKTNFANSVSGVDLIVGTRTGSLNLLLYSVFRMGAPTNNISWQAYQSVSQHNAVKWAVPISLGDSHKGYRVLGTTTNYFTYFSFGQQQQLSFEAGRAFNGVFELVLGSEVAKRLGYQLGDKLILSHGIGSTSFTQHKQSPFQVVGILAPTGTPVDRSLHVSLQGLSAVHLARPLNSGQQPASQVSMAAPELQPTSVTAVMLGLTSKMRVFQLQRQINTDNNEPLMAILPGVALQELWQTMSVVEKALRLISALVVISALLGLSAMLISSINERRQEIKLLRMIGASPLFIYWFIELEAMLIVIVSALLATGLLSTGLISAQHYLLNHYGLAITPNVFSQANVITLLLIAVLAFIAAIPPALSAFRNAKQ, encoded by the coding sequence ATGTTATTGCAAATTGCCAGCAAGAGTTTATGGCACCGCAAAGGCTCGGTCATGCTGACCATATTTGCCGTCACTGTCAGTATTGTGGTGATACTGGCCACTGAGCATATTCGCCAACAAGCAAAAACTAATTTCGCTAATAGCGTTTCCGGTGTTGACCTTATTGTTGGCACTCGCACAGGCAGTTTGAACTTACTGCTCTACTCGGTATTTCGTATGGGGGCACCGACCAACAATATTAGTTGGCAAGCATATCAAAGCGTTAGTCAACACAATGCCGTAAAATGGGCCGTGCCGATTTCACTTGGCGACTCGCATAAAGGCTATCGCGTGCTGGGCACAACAACAAATTACTTTACTTATTTTAGCTTTGGTCAGCAGCAACAGCTCAGCTTTGAGGCGGGGCGAGCATTTAACGGTGTTTTTGAGCTGGTACTTGGCAGTGAGGTCGCGAAGCGCTTGGGTTACCAGCTTGGTGATAAACTGATTTTGTCACATGGCATTGGTAGCACTAGCTTTACTCAGCATAAGCAATCGCCCTTTCAAGTCGTTGGCATATTGGCCCCTACGGGGACACCCGTTGACAGAAGTTTACACGTAAGCTTGCAAGGCTTAAGCGCTGTGCATTTAGCACGGCCATTAAACTCTGGGCAGCAGCCGGCTAGCCAAGTGTCGATGGCAGCTCCTGAGCTGCAACCAACGTCAGTTACCGCTGTGATGCTTGGCCTTACTTCAAAAATGCGCGTATTTCAGCTTCAGCGACAGATTAATACCGACAATAACGAGCCGCTAATGGCAATATTACCGGGCGTTGCATTACAAGAGCTGTGGCAAACCATGTCGGTTGTTGAAAAAGCACTTAGATTAATATCAGCATTAGTGGTGATTTCAGCGCTGCTTGGGCTTAGCGCCATGTTAATTAGCTCCATTAACGAGCGCAGACAAGAGATAAAATTACTGAGAATGATTGGCGCTTCACCGCTATTTATTTATTGGTTTATTGAACTTGAGGCCATGCTAATTGTCATTGTTAGTGCGCTATTAGCGACAGGGCTTCTAAGCACAGGCTTAATATCTGCACAGCATTACCTGCTCAATCATTACGGCCTTGCCATAACACCCAACGTTTTCTCGCAAGCCAATGTCATCACACTTTTGCTTATCGCCGTATTAGCTTTTATCGCAGCAATTCCGCCTGCGCTGTCGGCGTTTCGCAATGCAAAGCAGTGA
- a CDS encoding methionine synthase — protein sequence MKTLLPTSTAGSLPKPVWLAEPEQLWSPWKLSGTALTDGKQDALRVTLQEQQTTGIDIVSDGEQTRQHFVTTFIEHLSGVDFEKRKTVRIRNRYDASVPTVVGPVSRTKPVFVDDAKFLRQQTNQPIKWALPGPMTMVDTLYDAHYQSREKLAWEFAKALNEEAKELEAAGVDIIQFDEPAFNVFFDEVNEWGIKCLERAIEGLNCETAVHICYGYGIKANTDWKKTLGDEWRQYEATFPSLQQSSIDIISLECHNGRVPLEVLELIRGKKVMVGAIDVATNTIESPEEVAETLRSALDYVDADKLYPCTNCGMAPLPREVANAKLKALSAGAAIVREELKSQFQAKRASSKAGL from the coding sequence ATGAAAACACTATTACCCACATCAACCGCAGGCAGTTTACCGAAACCCGTTTGGCTGGCAGAGCCTGAGCAACTTTGGTCACCTTGGAAACTATCCGGCACAGCATTAACTGACGGCAAACAAGATGCTTTGCGCGTAACCCTGCAAGAACAGCAAACTACGGGTATTGATATTGTTAGCGACGGCGAACAAACCCGCCAGCACTTTGTCACCACCTTTATTGAACATTTAAGCGGTGTCGACTTTGAAAAACGTAAAACCGTGCGCATTCGCAATCGCTACGATGCCAGCGTTCCAACGGTTGTAGGCCCTGTAAGCCGCACTAAACCAGTATTTGTCGATGACGCTAAATTCTTGCGCCAGCAAACTAACCAGCCAATCAAGTGGGCACTGCCTGGGCCAATGACCATGGTCGACACCCTGTATGACGCGCATTATCAAAGCCGCGAAAAACTCGCGTGGGAATTTGCCAAAGCCCTAAACGAAGAAGCCAAAGAACTGGAAGCAGCTGGTGTCGATATTATTCAATTTGACGAACCTGCGTTTAACGTATTTTTTGACGAAGTGAACGAATGGGGTATTAAATGCTTAGAGCGCGCCATTGAAGGCTTAAATTGCGAAACTGCGGTACATATTTGCTATGGCTATGGCATTAAAGCAAACACTGACTGGAAGAAAACCTTAGGCGATGAATGGCGCCAGTACGAAGCGACTTTCCCGAGTTTGCAACAATCAAGTATTGATATTATTTCGCTTGAATGCCACAACGGTCGTGTGCCACTCGAAGTACTGGAATTAATTCGCGGTAAAAAGGTGATGGTTGGTGCCATTGACGTTGCCACCAACACCATTGAATCTCCAGAGGAAGTCGCCGAAACTCTGCGCAGCGCCCTTGACTACGTTGATGCCGACAAGCTCTACCCTTGCACTAATTGCGGTATGGCACCACTTCCACGCGAAGTTGCTAACGCTAAGCTAAAAGCATTAAGTGCGGGCGCTGCAATTGTTAGGGAAGAGCTTAAAAGCCAGTTTCAAGCAAAGCGGGCTTCAAGTAAAGCCGGCCTATAA
- a CDS encoding LysR family transcriptional regulator, which yields MNIDHLKLFVRVAATHNISMAGSEFGLSPAVASAHISKLEESLGVRLMHRTTRKVSLTDEGETLLPIAEEILANVDVDRSSVGSGSLAPSGTLRITAPASFGRMHIMPGLSGFMAQYPKLKIDLRLSDNIVDLVEGGFDIAIRDAALNDSSLKARKLAQDNRKIVASPKYLEQHGIPQTPEDLTHHQSVNLFGLEVWQFAAKQGTKNIKTNTVLRVDNGEAVRDACAAGLGIAITSTWCSYEKLNAGELVEILSDYPLKSSTDIWALYPNTRLVAPKVRAFIDYFIDYFKDNPNLI from the coding sequence ATGAATATTGATCATTTAAAACTTTTCGTTCGCGTTGCAGCAACCCACAATATCAGTATGGCTGGCAGTGAGTTTGGCTTATCGCCTGCGGTAGCAAGTGCTCATATTAGCAAACTTGAAGAATCGTTAGGGGTGCGCTTAATGCACCGAACAACGCGCAAAGTGTCCTTAACCGACGAGGGGGAAACCTTATTGCCAATCGCTGAAGAGATCCTTGCCAACGTTGATGTGGATCGCTCGTCAGTAGGCAGTGGTAGCTTAGCTCCTTCCGGCACATTAAGAATTACCGCGCCAGCATCGTTTGGCCGCATGCATATTATGCCGGGCTTGTCGGGCTTTATGGCACAATACCCAAAACTGAAAATAGACTTAAGGCTTAGTGACAACATTGTCGACCTAGTTGAGGGCGGTTTCGACATTGCCATTCGTGACGCCGCCCTTAACGACTCGAGTTTAAAAGCAAGGAAGCTTGCACAAGACAATCGTAAAATTGTCGCCTCGCCAAAATACTTGGAGCAGCATGGCATACCACAAACTCCCGAAGACTTAACCCACCACCAAAGTGTTAATTTATTTGGTTTAGAAGTTTGGCAATTTGCTGCAAAACAGGGAACCAAAAATATCAAAACAAATACCGTACTGCGCGTTGATAACGGCGAAGCTGTACGTGATGCTTGCGCCGCAGGCTTAGGCATTGCAATCACCTCAACTTGGTGCTCTTATGAAAAACTTAATGCAGGTGAGCTGGTTGAAATTCTAAGTGACTATCCACTCAAGAGTTCAACCGATATTTGGGCACTATACCCCAATACCCGATTAGTTGCGCCTAAAGTGCGGGCATTTATCGACTACTTTATTGATTACTTCAAAGACAACCCTAATTTAATCTAA
- a CDS encoding DUF3299 domain-containing protein yields the protein MLLIAGVLLSSGCSESQQGEEISTQVHAAENPNEQVIEQVIEQELMAFSDGSHLKSGVFRSIEWGDLIPEDDLQALLNPPDFLIQIEDGSAEDQITSTIQNAMAANKAANNAANGEKQIEPYEQALVSTNIIEAMNGQKVRIPGFVVPLEFNDNQVVTSFFLVPFFGACIHAPPPPPNQIIFVESERGFALENLYEPIWVSGKLATELFEDQLATAAYTMRLTHIEKYDG from the coding sequence GTGCTCTTAATCGCAGGCGTGCTACTTAGCAGTGGCTGCAGTGAGTCACAGCAGGGCGAGGAAATTAGCACGCAGGTGCATGCGGCAGAAAACCCTAATGAGCAAGTGATTGAGCAAGTTATTGAGCAAGAGCTAATGGCCTTTAGCGATGGTTCACATCTTAAATCTGGCGTTTTCCGATCCATAGAGTGGGGCGATCTAATTCCGGAAGATGATTTACAAGCCTTGCTTAATCCACCGGATTTTCTGATACAGATTGAAGATGGCTCTGCCGAAGATCAAATCACTAGCACTATTCAAAATGCTATGGCAGCAAACAAGGCGGCAAATAATGCTGCAAATGGCGAAAAGCAGATAGAACCTTACGAGCAAGCGCTGGTATCTACCAATATTATAGAAGCCATGAATGGGCAAAAAGTTCGTATTCCTGGCTTTGTTGTGCCATTAGAATTTAACGATAACCAAGTTGTCACTAGTTTTTTCTTAGTTCCTTTTTTCGGCGCTTGTATTCATGCGCCACCACCACCGCCAAATCAAATAATCTTTGTTGAGTCTGAACGCGGTTTTGCGCTTGAGAATCTTTATGAACCTATTTGGGTGTCGGGGAAGTTGGCAACTGAGCTATTTGAAGACCAGCTAGCAACCGCAGCCTACACGATGCGACTTACGCATATTGAAAAATATGATGGTTAA
- a CDS encoding CobW family GTP-binding protein gives MTQKNDKILAVPTNIITGFLGVGKTSAIMHLLNEKPSHERWAILVNEFGEIGVDGSLFQGSSAADQQVFIKEVPGGCMCCASGLPMQIALNLLLAEAKPDRLLIEPTGLGHPVEVLQLLSNNYYSEILDLQKTVTLVDARNLADRRYTEHATFNQQIAIADIVVGNKVDLYSDVHQQALASYISNQQIQGCPAQQLLFAEHGKIELSWLSGKTDHVPVVHRHHHHEKASAAPIVAEQPMPTSGYLKAANQGEGFSSVGWRFAPDKVFDRAKLVALLARISAERIKAVFITSDGIFGYNSTRDGLTEAMLDECLESRIEIICDEDKVEESAWEQALKQALIDEARS, from the coding sequence ATGACTCAAAAAAACGATAAAATTCTCGCTGTTCCAACCAATATCATCACGGGGTTTCTTGGTGTAGGAAAAACATCTGCGATCATGCACTTACTCAATGAGAAACCCAGTCATGAGCGTTGGGCAATCTTAGTCAATGAGTTTGGTGAAATTGGCGTTGACGGCAGTTTATTTCAAGGTTCATCAGCAGCCGACCAACAAGTATTTATCAAAGAAGTGCCCGGCGGCTGTATGTGCTGTGCGTCTGGGCTGCCCATGCAAATCGCACTTAACTTGCTGCTCGCAGAAGCCAAGCCTGATCGCTTATTAATTGAGCCAACGGGCTTAGGTCACCCAGTTGAAGTACTGCAATTGCTGTCGAATAACTACTACAGCGAAATTTTAGATTTGCAAAAAACCGTCACGCTCGTTGACGCACGTAATTTGGCCGATAGGCGCTACACCGAGCATGCGACATTTAACCAACAAATCGCAATTGCCGATATTGTGGTTGGCAACAAAGTAGATTTGTATTCAGATGTTCACCAACAAGCATTAGCCAGCTATATCAGCAACCAACAAATTCAAGGCTGCCCTGCGCAGCAATTACTATTTGCAGAGCACGGTAAAATAGAGCTGAGCTGGCTTAGCGGTAAAACAGACCATGTGCCTGTCGTTCATCGCCATCATCACCACGAAAAGGCCTCAGCAGCGCCAATTGTAGCCGAACAGCCCATGCCAACATCAGGTTATTTAAAAGCCGCCAATCAAGGAGAAGGCTTTAGCAGTGTCGGTTGGCGGTTTGCACCTGACAAGGTATTTGATCGCGCAAAGCTAGTAGCGCTTTTAGCCCGTATTAGTGCAGAGCGGATTAAAGCCGTATTTATCACAAGTGATGGTATTTTTGGCTATAACAGCACCCGAGATGGCCTTACCGAAGCTATGCTAGATGAGTGCCTTGAGAGCCGAATAGAAATCATCTGCGATGAAGATAAAGTAGAAGAAAGTGCTTGGGAGCAAGCATTAAAGCAGGCACTTATTGACGAAGCTCGTTCATAA
- a CDS encoding DUF1852 domain-containing protein, which translates to MTTDFNYSIKRISFDENYQPANSTRLTTNFANLARGAHRQANLRNALKMIDNSFNALANWDNPNGDRYSVELEIISVDMTVTTSDEIFPSIEVLKTNILDHQTGERIEGIVGNNFSSYVRDYDFSVLLLNHNKDQAQFSVPNNFGDLHGKLFQYFLSSDAYQQHFNKPPVICLSVSDNKTYHRTENQHPVLGVEYQPNESSLTEQYFEKMGLQVRYFMPPNSVAPFAFYFVGDLLNDYTNLELISTISTMETFQKIYRPEIYNANAAAGKRYQPNLKNRDHSLTQIVYDREERSRLAIEQGKFAEQHFIKPYQGVLENWAANYSV; encoded by the coding sequence ATGACTACAGATTTTAACTACAGCATCAAACGCATCAGCTTTGACGAAAACTACCAACCAGCAAACAGCACTCGTTTAACCACTAACTTTGCCAATTTAGCTCGCGGAGCCCATCGTCAAGCCAACTTACGTAATGCCCTAAAGATGATTGATAACAGTTTTAATGCCCTAGCCAACTGGGACAACCCAAACGGCGATCGCTACAGTGTCGAACTTGAGATTATTTCTGTGGATATGACAGTAACCACAAGCGATGAAATATTTCCGTCGATAGAGGTGTTAAAAACCAATATTCTTGACCATCAAACAGGTGAGCGCATTGAAGGCATTGTTGGCAATAACTTTTCTTCTTATGTGCGCGATTACGACTTCAGTGTACTGCTGCTGAACCACAATAAAGACCAAGCACAATTTAGCGTCCCAAATAACTTTGGTGATTTACACGGCAAGCTATTTCAGTACTTTTTAAGCTCAGACGCCTATCAGCAACACTTTAACAAGCCACCAGTCATCTGCTTAAGCGTATCTGACAACAAAACCTATCATCGCACCGAAAATCAGCACCCTGTATTGGGTGTTGAATACCAGCCGAATGAGTCGTCGTTAACCGAGCAGTACTTCGAAAAAATGGGCTTACAGGTACGTTATTTTATGCCGCCGAATAGCGTTGCACCGTTTGCTTTTTACTTTGTTGGTGATTTGCTAAATGACTATACCAACCTTGAATTGATCAGCACGATTAGCACCATGGAAACCTTCCAAAAAATCTATCGCCCAGAAATTTACAACGCCAATGCAGCAGCAGGTAAACGCTATCAGCCAAACCTTAAAAACCGCGACCATTCGTTAACGCAAATAGTGTATGACCGTGAAGAGCGCAGCAGACTAGCAATTGAACAAGGAAAGTTTGCCGAACAGCACTTTATTAAACCCTACCAAGGCGTACTTGAAAATTGGGCTGCCAACTATTCGGTTTAG